Proteins encoded in a region of the Dreissena polymorpha isolate Duluth1 chromosome 6, UMN_Dpol_1.0, whole genome shotgun sequence genome:
- the LOC127834668 gene encoding microtubule nucleation factor SSNA1-like, with protein sequence MSQQGAALQSYNNELVKCINDLCAKRDEVHKQILQEEEEKQKLQNDIRILTERLAKVNESLSKKMASRNEFDKTIAETEGAYMKILESSQTLLNVLKRESQSLREKSTAKSSAAPMS encoded by the exons ATGTCCCAGCAAGGCGCTGCTCTTCAGAGCTATAATAACGAATTAGTAAAAT GCATTAATGACCTTTGTGCAAAGAGGGATGAAGTCCACAAGCAGATTCTTCAAGAAGAAGAGGAGAAACAAAAACTGCAAAATGACATTCGAATCCTGACAGAGCGCCTGGCAAAGGTCAATGAGAGCCTCAGTAAAAAGATGGCTTCAAGAAATGAGTTCGACAAAACCATCGCTGAAACTGAGGGTGCATACATGAAG ATACTGGAAAGTTCACAGACCCTTTTGAACGTATTAAAGAGAGAGTCACAGAGTTTAAGAGAAAAGTCTACAGCGAAGTCTAGTGCAGCACCAATGTCCTGA